A stretch of alpha proteobacterium HIMB59 DNA encodes these proteins:
- a CDS encoding SSU ribosomal protein S18P (PFAM: Ribosomal protein S18~TIGRFAM: ribosomal protein S18), whose protein sequence is MKKNLNISNEELLKLDYKHTHLLKKFTNENGKIIPQRVTNMSRSIHTKITKAIKQARFLSLI, encoded by the coding sequence ATGAAAAAAAATCTTAACATATCTAATGAAGAACTTTTAAAACTTGACTATAAGCACACTCACCTACTGAAAAAATTTACTAATGAGAATGGCAAAATTATTCCTCAAAGAGTTACGAATATGTCTAGATCTATCCACACAAAAATTACAAAAGCTATCAAGCAAGCTAGATTTTTATCTCTAATTTAA
- a CDS encoding LSU ribosomal protein L9P (PFAM: Ribosomal protein L9, N-terminal domain; Ribosomal protein L9, C-terminal domain~TIGRFAM: ribosomal protein L9): protein MTKVVVLEKFKKNWEIGSVVTVKDGYARNYLIPNGKAKIATKQNIEDIKLIEENLLKKDSENKSNAETTAQTINNLKFTKEIAAKDNGELYGSLSVSDIVTFLIENNISIQKKSIKLGNKIKTTGEYSVEVDLHPEVDCSLSIEILSPKSSS, encoded by the coding sequence ATGACCAAAGTAGTTGTATTAGAAAAATTTAAGAAAAACTGGGAAATCGGCTCAGTTGTAACTGTAAAAGATGGTTATGCTAGAAACTACTTAATACCAAACGGCAAAGCTAAGATAGCTACTAAACAGAATATTGAAGACATTAAACTAATTGAAGAAAACTTATTAAAAAAAGATAGTGAAAATAAATCTAATGCTGAAACAACAGCTCAAACTATCAATAATTTAAAGTTTACAAAAGAGATTGCCGCAAAAGATAATGGCGAACTTTATGGCTCTCTTTCTGTTTCAGATATTGTTACTTTTCTTATTGAGAACAATATTTCTATTCAAAAAAAATCAATTAAATTAGGTAATAAAATCAAAACAACTGGAGAATATTCTGTCGAAGTTGATCTTCATCCAGAAGTGGATTGTTCACTAAGTATTGAGATCTTATCCCCTAAAAGTTCTTCCTAG
- a CDS encoding replicative DNA helicase (PFAM: DnaB-like helicase N terminal domain; DnaB-like helicase C terminal domain~TIGRFAM: replicative DNA helicase) — protein sequence MQKSYDSLKDNDIEVILLAYLLKHPELLDTHFEQISFNLFANPENLKIFKVLEDFHQSQKNISIDTIKNYIPDIQSQTLKDLSLQIDQIVFSKEIFLNYIESLQELYLRRELFKLTQDKNNESTTFQTSNNIKEIFLDLEKKIFDLSNFKKENYEFKDFATVTKSSLQLVEKAFKKKGKYSGVVSGFNDLDNMLGGLQNSDLVILAGRPSMGKTALATNIAFNAAKYYSNEEEKGSVVMFSLEMSAEQIGLRILAEQSRIPSDKLRKGELNERDSAALSSTYQEIHQLNFFFDDSPNLTVSELRSKLRRYKKNYNIKLVLIDYLQLIKPEGQRDSRVNELSEITRSLKQLAKEFDLPVVSLSQLSRQVENRDDKRPLLSDLRESGSIEQDADVVMFIYRESYYLQRNEPTRGSDETQESYQKKHDAWKDRNEEVFNKAELIVAKQRNGPTGKIELYFDDKYTKFLGIDKNNNF from the coding sequence GTGCAAAAGAGTTACGATAGTTTAAAAGACAACGATATTGAGGTTATTTTACTAGCCTATTTACTAAAACATCCTGAACTCTTAGATACTCATTTTGAGCAAATATCTTTTAATTTGTTCGCTAACCCTGAAAATCTAAAAATTTTCAAAGTACTTGAAGATTTTCATCAATCTCAAAAAAATATCTCAATCGATACAATAAAAAATTATATACCTGATATTCAATCCCAAACTTTAAAAGATCTATCTCTTCAAATAGATCAAATAGTTTTTTCAAAAGAAATTTTTCTTAATTATATTGAAAGTCTTCAAGAATTATATCTTAGAAGAGAATTATTTAAACTTACTCAAGATAAAAATAATGAGTCTACAACATTCCAGACATCTAATAACATCAAAGAAATATTTTTGGATTTAGAAAAAAAGATTTTCGATTTATCAAATTTTAAAAAAGAAAATTATGAGTTTAAAGATTTTGCTACGGTTACAAAATCTTCACTTCAGCTTGTTGAAAAAGCATTTAAGAAAAAAGGTAAATACTCTGGTGTAGTTTCTGGATTTAATGATCTAGATAATATGTTAGGAGGTTTACAAAATTCTGATCTTGTTATTTTAGCTGGAAGACCGTCCATGGGAAAGACAGCTTTAGCAACAAATATTGCTTTTAATGCAGCTAAATATTATTCAAATGAGGAAGAAAAAGGTTCTGTAGTGATGTTTTCTTTAGAAATGTCAGCTGAACAAATAGGTCTTAGAATTTTGGCCGAGCAATCTCGAATACCGAGTGATAAACTTCGAAAAGGTGAGTTAAATGAAAGAGACTCCGCTGCACTTTCATCGACTTACCAAGAAATACACCAATTAAACTTTTTCTTTGATGATAGTCCAAACTTGACTGTTTCTGAGTTAAGATCAAAATTAAGACGCTATAAAAAAAATTACAATATCAAGTTAGTTCTGATTGATTATCTTCAATTAATCAAACCTGAAGGACAAAGAGATAGCCGTGTTAATGAACTTTCTGAAATTACGAGGAGTTTAAAACAATTAGCAAAAGAATTTGATTTACCAGTTGTTTCCCTCTCACAATTATCACGTCAAGTTGAAAATAGAGATGATAAAAGGCCTCTCTTATCTGATTTGAGAGAGTCAGGAAGTATTGAACAAGATGCTGATGTTGTGATGTTCATTTACAGAGAAAGTTACTACCTTCAACGAAACGAGCCCACAAGAGGTTCTGATGAGACTCAAGAATCTTATCAAAAAAAACATGATGCTTGGAAAGATAGAAATGAAGAGGTTTTTAATAAAGCAGAGCTTATTGTTGCAAAACAAAGAAATGGTCCCACAGGTAAGATTGAACTATACTTCGATGATAAGTATACAAAATTCTTAGGTATAGATAAAAATAACAATTTTTAA
- a CDS encoding putative membrane protein (PFAM: Domain of unknown function DUF140~TIGRFAM: conserved hypothetical integral membrane protein) yields the protein MQFVESIGKTALNIIRAIGKLVLFIYLFFQFIFKPKFYYKQNSKYFIEIFISSIPIIALTGIFSGMVLALQSYTGFSRFSAESAIPNIVVLTLTRELGPVLTGLMISARVGSAIAAEIATMRVTEQIDALKTLNTNYFNYLVTPRVLSLTLAMPIFVTIVDFIGVMGGYVVSVYRLGFNENMYLINTIDFLSFSDYFSGVIKATVFGFIISIISCYNGLYSEKGAFGVGSATTNAVVLSSILILVFNYFLTEIFF from the coding sequence ATGCAATTTGTAGAAAGTATTGGAAAGACTGCCCTCAATATTATCAGAGCAATTGGTAAGTTAGTTTTATTTATTTATCTTTTTTTTCAATTTATTTTTAAACCAAAATTTTATTATAAACAAAATTCTAAATACTTTATTGAAATTTTTATATCCTCTATTCCCATTATAGCGCTTACAGGTATTTTTTCTGGAATGGTTTTGGCACTACAATCCTATACGGGTTTTTCTCGCTTTTCTGCTGAGTCTGCAATACCCAACATAGTTGTGCTTACTTTAACTCGTGAGTTGGGGCCTGTTTTAACTGGCCTGATGATATCAGCAAGAGTTGGATCTGCTATCGCTGCTGAAATTGCTACCATGAGAGTAACCGAGCAAATAGATGCTCTCAAAACATTAAATACAAACTATTTTAATTATCTTGTAACGCCTAGAGTCTTGAGTCTTACCTTGGCTATGCCTATATTTGTTACAATTGTTGATTTTATCGGAGTAATGGGTGGATATGTAGTTAGCGTGTATCGTTTAGGTTTTAATGAGAATATGTATTTAATTAATACTATAGATTTTTTAAGTTTCTCTGATTATTTTTCAGGAGTAATTAAAGCAACAGTATTTGGTTTTATCATATCTATAATTAGTTGTTATAATGGTTTATATTCTGAAAAAGGAGCCTTCGGAGTTGGATCAGCCACTACAAATGCCGTTGTTTTATCCTCCATTTTAATTTTAGTTTTTAACTACTTTCTAACTGAAATATTTTTTTAA
- a CDS encoding ABC transporter (PFAM: ABC transporter): protein MEIRIEKLSKKFGDNHVLKDINLVIEKNKSTIILGKSGCGKSVLLKLIYQLIKNDEGSILYDKKSFVDIDKFGMLFQYGALFDSLTIAENIAFIDFIDGKNKYRNKVINSLKEVGLTADIYNKYPSEISGGMKKRVALARAIYKNPKVIFLDEPTTGLDPINSDMINELIIRIIRKKKMTAVTITHDIQSALKTGDNYFFLNNGVVEDSGKCQTMLKSKNKLLDEFLLGVKKLQKG, encoded by the coding sequence ATGGAAATAAGAATAGAAAAATTATCAAAAAAATTCGGCGATAACCACGTACTCAAAGATATCAACCTAGTAATTGAAAAAAATAAATCGACAATCATTCTTGGCAAATCGGGATGCGGGAAGTCAGTTCTATTAAAACTTATTTATCAATTAATCAAGAATGATGAGGGTTCAATTTTGTATGATAAAAAAAGTTTTGTAGACATAGATAAATTTGGAATGCTTTTTCAGTATGGAGCATTGTTTGATAGTCTGACAATTGCTGAAAATATTGCTTTTATTGACTTTATTGACGGTAAAAATAAGTACAGAAATAAAGTCATAAATTCATTAAAAGAAGTTGGTTTGACTGCTGATATTTATAATAAATATCCATCTGAGATCTCAGGTGGAATGAAAAAAAGAGTAGCCTTAGCTAGAGCTATTTACAAAAATCCTAAAGTCATTTTTTTAGACGAACCAACAACAGGTCTTGATCCAATAAATAGTGATATGATTAATGAATTAATTATTAGAATCATCAGAAAGAAAAAAATGACTGCAGTTACAATCACACATGATATTCAGAGTGCTCTAAAAACTGGTGATAATTATTTTTTTCTTAATAACGGAGTAGTTGAAGACTCAGGAAAATGTCAAACTATGCTTAAATCAAAAAATAAATTGCTTGATGAATTTTTACTAGGTGTCAAAAAACTTCAAAAAGGCTAA
- a CDS encoding Colicin V production protein (PFAM: Colicin V production protein) — protein sequence MSFDNLNYVDYIYLSLLVLFIIFFSLKGATKSINYSLKILLSVSIPFLFYKRASNYFLAELDIEFFNNLADSNKIFFEIIIFIILFLLVYITYSILEKAINIKSPTQLEFKIIDIIVGAIYGLFIFTFLFYISFSIFLNKHIKVNNPIIEFNISFYEKLLNKKAENNLNINEKNDDKVPEKKSKKSNELY from the coding sequence ATGAGCTTTGATAACTTAAATTATGTGGACTATATTTATTTATCTTTATTAGTTTTATTTATTATATTTTTTTCCCTTAAAGGGGCGACTAAGTCTATTAATTATAGCTTAAAAATACTTTTATCAGTTTCTATTCCTTTTTTATTCTACAAAAGAGCATCGAATTATTTTTTGGCTGAATTAGATATTGAATTTTTCAATAATCTAGCAGACTCAAATAAAATTTTTTTTGAGATTATCATCTTTATAATTTTATTTTTATTGGTTTATATTACCTACTCTATTCTAGAAAAGGCAATCAATATTAAATCTCCAACACAATTAGAATTTAAAATAATAGATATTATAGTTGGAGCTATATATGGGCTCTTTATATTTACTTTTCTTTTTTATATTTCCTTTTCAATCTTTCTCAATAAACATATAAAAGTCAATAACCCCATCATTGAGTTTAATATCTCTTTTTATGAAAAGTTATTAAATAAAAAAGCTGAAAATAATTTAAATATTAATGAAAAAAATGATGATAAAGTCCCTGAGAAGAAATCAAAAAAATCTAATGAGTTATATTAA